The Methylobacterium sp. PvR107 genome contains a region encoding:
- the rnhA gene encoding ribonuclease HI: MRTIVYADGGCDPNPGPGGWGVVISAPDGTVELCGGEPGTTTNNRMELTAAIKGLEHFPAGAAIEMRCDSQYVVKSVTEWMRGWKAKGWRTTTGEVKNIDLMKRLDELNAARDVKWTWVRGHAGDRLNERADALVHRGRREAKLGKLESRNNGAPLPAPDAAPASSSQGTELRVDLALGLQVTRAAKAAGVTPDALIDDAIRFYLEIGPSEVARLRGRRA, from the coding sequence ATGCGAACGATCGTTTATGCTGATGGGGGTTGCGACCCTAACCCCGGCCCTGGTGGTTGGGGGGTGGTCATTTCGGCCCCGGATGGCACGGTGGAACTGTGCGGCGGAGAGCCTGGCACCACGACCAACAACCGCATGGAGCTGACGGCCGCGATCAAGGGCCTCGAGCATTTCCCGGCCGGAGCCGCCATCGAGATGCGGTGCGACAGCCAGTACGTCGTCAAATCGGTGACCGAGTGGATGCGCGGTTGGAAGGCGAAGGGCTGGCGCACGACGACGGGCGAGGTGAAGAACATCGACCTCATGAAGCGCCTCGACGAACTGAACGCGGCGCGCGACGTGAAATGGACCTGGGTCCGGGGACATGCCGGTGACCGTCTGAATGAGCGCGCCGACGCTCTCGTCCACCGGGGCCGTCGCGAGGCGAAGCTCGGCAAGCTCGAGTCGCGGAACAACGGTGCGCCGTTGCCTGCCCCTGATGCTGCACCAGCTTCGTCGAGCCAGGGTACCGAACTGCGCGTCGATCTCGCGCTCGGCCTTCAGGTCACTCGGGCCGCGAAGGCGGCGGGTGTCACGCCCGACGCCCTGATCGACGATGCGATCCGTTTCTACCTCGAGATCGGCCCTAGCGAGGTCGCGCGCCTGCGAGGGCGCCGAGCGTAG